The genomic interval CGTTGCCCCCAATGGTCCAGCCTTAATAATGTAACATTCACGCCTCAGAAATCAACATGCAAATATAGCACATAAAGCAGGACAATTAAATGCAGATCAACTGGATGGAAGGGAAGTGAGGCCATTAAAATATGTGATCAGAGGTTGCCAATATGTTTCAAATCTACCTGCAGAtggcaaaaaagttttttttcgaAATTAAGAAATGTCATCAGATCCCCAAGCCAAGATGCAGCAGAGGGTGGGGATTGGGCCTTCCACAACAGGAGTATGTGCATCATATTCTAAGTATTCCAGAGGCATAGTACAGATTTTGGTGAGTCACTGTGAACTAACCTTTCTCATAGTGCTCCTGAACGTGCAacggatgtaaaaaaaaaaaattagcttaaaaatgacaaacattttgagttgtttttcaccaaaacctattAAATGCATTTcgaagacttagaatatgatgcacaagttgcatggactacatttgggtccttttttgagctttaaagtgagATTCTATCAACTGCTACTTTATTGAAATGACGGActgagatattcattaaaacagccCCTTGTTTTCgacataagaaagtcatatgagtttggatccttatgatagaattttcatttttgagccaaaaaagaaaaaataggtAAGTACAAATACATAAGGCTTAACCAATAAGAACtgtcttgttgaatatcctgaaGTAAGTgtggtgggtgtgtttgtgtgtttaaggcCTGTCGGACCCCCAGTCGTAATGTTGCTGGTGTAGAACTGCTTGCTAGCTACTTCAGTCAACTTGCCTCCTTGGAGAGTCGATTCTTCTCCCCTACGCGTCAGATCGGCATTTTCTTCACATGGTAGGTCAgattttctttcccataaaggcttggaaattgtgatccactcacttattacatcaaaGTTAGACTATTGCCAacattggtctgccccaaactgcgttatcccgCCTATAGCTAGTTCAAAACgcggcagctaggcttttaacagggtcaagaatgAGGCATCACATTTccccggttttagcatctctacactggcttccagtgaaattcagggtcgattttaaaattctgatttatgtctacaaggcactatctggtctcgcgccctaatatatcagtgaccttctacacctttactcccccaccagagcgcACAGTTCTTCTGATCAACTTTATTAAGGGTTCCTCTTtgtcgctatagatctaagggtgaccgtgccttttctgtgataggtcctaatctctggaacagtctccctttccatgtgaggtcagcttcatcattagccttttttaaatcttctttaaaaacatatttttattctgaagatattgaatagtttgaaatggataaatacatgatgtattttaaatgtttttatttattttattatgttttatatttaactttaaatcaatctgtttttatatcactctgtcattttgtttgtttgatctgtaaagcactttgggtcaacttctgttgtttttaaatgtgctctataaataaaggttgacttgacttgactataccAGCAGAAACCTTTTAGTCAAGGACTATAATACAGCTGTATCAGCTGTAAACATTGTGACTCGTTAAGAGGAAATGCGCAACTGGTCTGACGTGGCTGTCAGGCTCCCTTTGTTGTATGTTTATAGATCAGCTTTCGTCATCATTTATATCCTAGAGACAAAGAGACATGCCAGGATAAATAAAGAACAAGAGTCATCCTAATACAAGCCAGATATGATTAACTGAATTATTCATAAAGCTGTACAATTCACAGGAGAATGAAACAGCATTGCATTGTAACCAAACTAATAATAAGCCTCTGCTGTGTTTTTCTAAATTAGTGAGTTAAACACATTATGTATGTGTCTCTGCGCAGGTATGACTCCTTTACCGGCGTGCCTGTGTGTCAGCAGAACATCTCTCTGGAGAAAGCCAGTGTGCTCTTCAACATGGCAGCTCTCTACTCACAGATCGGCACCCGTGCCAACAGACAGACACAAGCCGGACTCCAGGACGCCATTTCTGCATTCCAGAAATCTGCAGGTGAGAGATTTCTGACGTGCATGGACATATCTTACCTATGACAAGCCCCAAAGGGGGAAAAatactcagacacacacacgtactaggcaaagtcacttggaatcaaatattAAATCACATCGTTTAAATGTGCTGTCCGGCATTTACAAAATCATGGAAGTGAACTCTTTTTTTGTTTGCATATAGTGCAGGAATTGAAGATTGAAGACTttgggatagttcgcccaaaaattatgttattatttactcaccctcatgtcgtttcaagcACTTATGACTTTTCTCCTCCTGTGGAAAACAATGTTCCCCTGCCTCAGTCCCtgctcactttcattgtataagaAATGGCAGcctcaacattctttaaaatttgtaCTCtgatgttccacggaagaaagtcagtcataatGGGTTTGTAATGACAAGAAAGTGAGTAGATGaggacagaatttttgttttggggTAAAGTGGCCCTTTAACTTTAATTCAGTGAGTCAACTGATGTAAGGAAAGTGTCAGAGACTGGCTGTAATGAAGGTTTTCAATGAATAATGGTCACAGCCCAATTGCCGGAATGGTTTTCCTCGGTTTTCATGAGGCAGGAGTTTCACGGCAGGGTTTTGGTTGTGTTTAAACAAGGTAGAGTAAAAGGGAGTAATATAAGCATCGGAACAAAGAATGTAACTGTGGCGTAACTCTTCCTTTCAAAAGCAGATCTGTCACAGGCTCATGGAAACTCAGTGGCTTGTGTCGATTTTGAACCTCCTTAAAATAACAGCAACAAAAAGAGAGATTTGACAGGCTTTTCTTAAGCTCACAGTGCTATCAAAACAGCCAACCCCAGTGTCTTTCATCACAGACAATGTTTTGTGTATGTCCACCGGAAAGAAGGCCCAAACTGGGTCTGTTGACTGTTCTCTGATTTGTTGTTATGATTATGACAAAGATAGTTAATTGATTGACACATACTCTTTTGTCAGGGCTCTAAATAAAATGGAGAAAATGCCAAAGCTATTTTACCTAAGCCaaattatgtttgttatttttctttttttctgttcagtCCACAAACAGGTCACATTCTGCAGTGCTCTTTAAATTGCTTGTAAAGCTCTGCAGTGGAAGGCAAATGAAAGAGCGCCTATATTCATATTCACTCTAATCCTGAATTTCTTTACTTTGTGTATGTTCTGCTGCAGGTGTTCTGTACCACCTAAAGGAGACGTTCACACACACTCCTAGTTATGATATGAGTCCTGCTATGCTGAGCATGCTGATTCGGCTGATGCTCGCACAGGGGCAGGAGTGTCTGTTTGAGCTAATCGCTCTACCAGGAATCCGAAATGAATTCTTCAGCCTGCTCAAAATGGCCCAAGAGGCTTCCAAGGTACTGGGCTCAAAACATACTAAACGTATTCTGACTAAATAATTCGGTTAGTTAAATAAGTACAATTATTAGGTCTACTAGGTGTAAgtgtaaacaaaacacaacagcaGCTGCATTTTGCTTTGAATGATAAATTAGTATGTGGGTAGTTGATGAATAGATAAGGGAATAAACTCCGCCCCCCCTAAGATTTTTGTTCTGGTCTTTTCGGCTAAGGTCCTAAATCAAATTCAGTAGGTGTGCCCAAAAATTCAGGCTTTGTAGACATTCCACTTGAAAAAATTTGGGAAACAATTTTGAAATACCAGAATTGCAATGTTTTAAGAAAATAGACCTCTATGATATAATGCAAGATGCTTTTAACAAAATAGCAATTTAATTGAGATTCTTATTTTCTATTCAGTATTTGCTTGTTTGCtattatatatcttttttttatgaGGGGACAGTGAAAACATGATGTCACATCAAGTGGTTATGTCTTTTGTTGTAATTCAACCTTGGGTGTCAGTACAAGTGGcagatttaatataaaaatacattgccATCAGTATGTGGGTTGGTTTCAAAACTCAGCCTACAGTTACATCGTTGTCCATTGTTTAAGTGGTTGTGACATTTACACCTTTCAATTCTCAGGTGGGAGAGAACTACAATCAAGTTCTCCAGTCCATGATCCAGACCCCCGTTAAGAACAACGTGCCCTTTTTCTGGACCACCATGTCCCAGCTGAAGATCAATCACTACAACTCTCTTGCCCACTACTTTGTCTCCACTGCTCTGTTGGACCACCAGTGTAAGTCAAGCAGCCAGTCACAGCGCTtatacagtgttgtgaaaaagtatttgccccatcctgatttcttctgttgttgtgtatatctcatactaaatttattcaaaaattcaaacaaaatctaacataaaacaaaggtaatctgagtaaacacaaatacagttttcattgataatgttatttattgaagcaaaaaagttatccaaaaccaactgggcctgtgtgaaaaagtatttagtaTAAGTCagtaaatctatgaaactgcattcataatggggttcagctggactagacacacccaggcctgattactaccagccctgttcaatcaaatcatcccctaaatagaactttttcagcagcatgaagttggctaaaaggtctcacccagtagcacactatgccaaggtccaaagaatttccagaaatgatgaggaataaaaatttgattgaaatacatcagtctgggaaaggttacaaagctatttcaaaggctctgggactccaaagaaccacagtgagagccattatctccaaatggagaaaacctggcacagtagtgaaccttcccagaagtggctgaccttccaaaattcctccaagagcacagcaatgattcatccaggaagtcacaaaaaagccaaggacaacatccaaggaactgcaggactctctcacatcaataaaggtcactgttcatgactccactatcagaaagacactgaccagaaatgccatccatggaagtttggcaaggcaaaaaccactgctaacccagaagaacattaaggctcttctaaattttgacaaaacacaccctgatgatcctcaaagcttttgggagactGTTccgtggactgatgagtcgaaagtggaactgtttggaagacaggggtcccgttacatctggcataaatcaaacacagaattccacaaaaagaacatcatacataaGGTCAAGCATGGTTGTGTTAGTGTGATGGTGTGgcgatgctttgctgcttcaggaccaggGCGACTTACAATAATTGAgggaacatgaattctgctctctaccagaaaatccttaagtagaacatccggtcatcagtccgtgagttgaagctcaagcgcaactggattatgcagcaagacaatgatccaaagcataggagtaagtccacctctgaagtgctcaaaagaagcaaaattaaagcttTGGAGCGACCTAGTCAAGGTCCTGACTttaacctgattgagatgctgtggcaaaaccttaaacaggcagttaaTGCTTGAAagccctccagtgtggctgaactaaacagttctgtgaagaggagtgggccaaaattccactacagcattgtgaaagactatTATCTCCAGTTATCTGACGCATTTGGTtgtagttgttgctgctaaaggtggcacaaccagctattaagtttaagggggctgTTAGTTTTTCCAcacaggtgttggataacttttttgcttcaataaaaaaatatatatatttgaaaattgtattttgtgtttactctggttggctttgttttatgttatatctcgtttgaagatctaaaacaatttagtatgaaaaatacacaaaaatagaagaaatcagggcaaatactttttcacagcacagtATAAGGCCATGAAACGGTAGAGGTCTCTTGGCCATCTTCAATGGCTGACAGCCCATTTTAAAGGTTACCGTTGTGCCTTATTGATATTAACTGTTTCCTTTTCCTTTGGAGACTAAAAAAAGGATTCAGGTATCATTGCTTTAATGGgcatttatgctgaggagcttttataaggtcataaagagggagagagagtgagacagacagatgaaAGGCAGAGAAGTTTCAGTATCTAGGTCTACTTTTGACAGAGCACTGTGAGACCATACCAGAACAAATGGGATTATGTAACATTCTCATTGTTATTCAAACAGACCCTACTCACCGTCTTTCTCCATTTTACTCTTTTtagctccttttgtgtttttacGTCTCCATTACAGTCACAGTTTAGGCAATGTGCTTCCGTTGACTCAACAGACCAAGTTAATACACAAAAGGATGTGTAAATGCCATAACATTTAGATGCCATTAGTGGAATGAGCTGAAATGCAGTAATTTAGATACATGAATTCTTGTTTGCATGCAAATAAGATGCAAAACAATGTAATTCAAGCAGTGTGTAAATATAGGTAAAAATGTGTGTGCAGTAACCCCCAGTGATGATGAGGACAAGCAGGAGAAGGCTCTGTCGCAGATATATGACACTATGCCTGAGGGACGTTCCCCACTTGACATCCTGAAGAATAAGGAGGAGAGACGGAGGATAGGTGAGAGGCAAATGCTGTACATACAGACCTATCAAACATGACATAACTCTTATTTAAATCAAGACCTATTGTATTGTACTTTATAGACCCTTTATATGTATCTCATAGAACCATTGGGGGTATTTCACTTAAACACACTAAACTGACATGTTCCTGTCTGTGTGCTCAGGCAAAGCTCATCTGAAGCGTGTCATCATGGGACATGAAGAGGCGATCCGCACGCATGCTCTCTGTCAACATCTGCAAAAACTGGACATCCTGAAGGAAATTCTGCAAGCCAGCCACAAACGTTCTCTTGCCAAGTTTGAACAAAACGTCAAGGAAGACGAGTTCATAGACTACATGGTTGCACCTGAAATCATCTGTAAGTTAGGGAGAGAGAATGAATAAAACATGGAGCATACATTCTGGCTAATGAATGTCATGATGCTGCATAATGTTAATGACGTAAGATTAAGTTTCACTTTGTCACTTAGTTACGAATAGTCATATGCTCTTAAGTATTGAAGTCCACAATCTAATCATCCTGACCAGCGATTAGAGGACAGAGCTCATTATAATGGATCATTATGTAAACATTGATAATTCAGCTAtatagtacaggtgcatctcaataaattagaatgtcgtggaaaagttcatttatttcagtaattcaactcaaattgtgaaactcgtgtattaaataaattcaatgcacacagactgaagtagtttaagtctttggttcttttaattgtgatgattttggctcacatttaacaaaaacccaccaattcactatctcaaaaaattagaatacatcataagaccaataaaaaaaacatttttagtgaattgttggccttctggaaagtatgttcatttactgtatatgtactcaatacttggtaggggctccttttgctttaattactgcctcaattcggcgtggcatggaggtgatcagtttgtggcactgctgaggtggtatggaagcccaggtttctttgacagtggccttcagctcatctgcattttttggtctcttgtttctcatttcctcttgacaataccccatagattctctatggggttctggtctggtgagtttgctggccagtcaagcacaccaacaccatggtcatttaaccaacttttggtgcttttggcagtgtgggcaggtgccaaatcctgctggaaaatgaaatcagcatctttaaaaagctggtcagcagaaggaagcatgaagtgctccaaaatttcttggtaaacgggtgcagtgactttggttttcaaaaaacacaatggaccaacaccagcagatgacattgcaccccaaatcatcacagactgtggaaacttaacactggacttcaagcatcttgggctatgagcttctccgcccttcctccagattctaggaccttggtttccaaatgaaatacaaaacttgctctcatctgaaaagaggactttggaccactgggcaacagtccagttcttcttctccttagcccaggtaagacgcctctgacgttgtctgtggttcaggagtgacttaacaagaggaatacgacaactgtagccaaattccttgacacgtctgtgtgtggtggctcttgatgccttgaccccagcctcagtccattccttgtgaacttcacccaaattcttgaatcgattttgcttgacaatcataaggctgcggttctctcggttggttgtgcatctttttcttccacactttttccttccactccactttctgttaacatgcttggatacagcactctgtgaacagccagcttctttggcaatgaatgtttgtggcttaccctccttgtgaagggtgtcaatgattgtcttctggacaactgtcagatcagcagtcttccccatgattgtgtagcctagtgaaccaaactgagagaccattttgaaggctcaggaaacctttgcaggtgttttgagttgattagctgattggcatgtcaccatattctaattttttgagatagtgaattggtgggtttttgttaaatgtgagccaaaatcatcacaattaaaagaaccaaagacttaaactacttcagtctgtgtgcattgaatttatttaatacacgagtttcacaatttgagttgaattactgaaataaatgaacttttccatgacattctaatttattgagatgcacctgtatgtgctttttttaaatcaagacaAAGTAAtctacagtggctccaaaaaagtATTGAGAcacatgaaaatgaatgaatgtctgtgttatacagtatatcaaattaGGTGGAATTTATTTTGAAGAaatacacttttcaagcaaacatttcataaaaagaagttaggtttcagattaaaaaaacaacaaatacatcaGTCAGTATTAggacaaagtatttggacactttatggttgtcaaactttgtgtAACATATCCATAGTAATACACTTACACCTTGTGAACTGAGGGGAACTGAATTCATACATTCACTAAAAGTAACCTGGGCAAAAGTAATTGGAAAAAGTGGTTCAATGAAGTGAAGTTAATTCTGAGAAATGCTCTAGTATTGTCTGTTTGCAGATGgcacatggtttgatattttgttatctaataaaATCAAATTCATATATTAAGTGTGACTTTAATGTCCAAATGTTTCCAAATACTCTTTGGGGCCACTGCATATGCAACAGTGAGTTTGTTTTCACTAAAGCATTGCCGTTTAAAAAGTATATGTAGTCTGAATGAAATCATGCTTACAGGGTAACCTTCTCAGAACAGGACCTGCTTCTAACAGCAGAGATCAACTGTGGTTATGTAAGTTCTATTGACATTGTAAACATGGAGTAACATTAATTTTTCCTCCTGCTCTGTTAGCTAAAACAGAAAAGAAAGCGGAGATGGAGATTCCTGCTGCCACCAAGGTGAAAGTCACAGACTTATTCCAGAAGCTGGTATGTGGGCTACTAATATTACTCAGAAACACAATTTACTTTGTGAGCTCTTTTCACAGCACAATAATGCTCTTGCAGAGTTGCAACCTTCTTAGACATCATGTAAAACTTGAGTATACTGTGAGCATCTGTGCTGTTGAACAGACCAATGTTGATTGACCTGTACACACTGGCCAAACAGACTACAACCCCAACAATCcaatgtttcttttctttttgttgtaaaaGTAAAACCAAAATCCTGCAATCAGTTGGGTATGGACAGAAAGCTGGCATTTAAAATTTTTGTCGTTTGCTCGGTCAGTGTGTAGAATATGATGCTGCTTTTACAGTACTAATATGAATAACCTGGTTGAAACAAGATTTTTTGGTGGTATGACATAGCAGGGGTATATTTGAAATAAGCCTtgtaagtggtgcttgctaaaTGTTCCTCCTTATAATCTTTATACTCCTTACttgaacaaacccttaacccCTCAAGTATAAAACTGTTGTGCTGAACTGTTGCTTGTTGAGCTGACAATTTAAGCGATTACTTTTCAAAGTTTTATGAGCTCTTTTCACAGCACTTTGAACATTGAAGGAGGTGCCTGAGccatatctatctgtctatcatggAGACTTGAGGgggggctcttttgacttagaCCAGAATGGAAATTAACCAGAACACACTAGAAACCGCATAACAGTGTACAGGGGTGGACAGGGAACAGAATATGTGTCCCACTTGCATATTGCGGCCCCATTCGCCATGTCGCGGCCCCGTTTTgcagccggcccaccgggaaaagtgcCAGTCTGCCTCTGACAGTGTATTAAAACCACTCAGATACACCttaccaaccacatagcaacatcctagcaTTGCGATGGcgagtttatttttcttcagaaaatgtacattttaaaaatgtttacatttttagatttttgtgaaattgaccttttttttttttttttttcttaaccagGAATTAAGTTTGAGTTGTCGCATATACGTCACAGTATAGAACcgcctgtttacattcactgaaaACATAACCGAGTGTGTTTACATTAATTACCCGCTAAGACGCAGTAGGCTGACACTATTTAGCATTGTCAGAACTACTGTATGAACAACATCGAACATGCATTTTACCTGCGATTGTTCTTGGAAATAttgataaacatcacaagaatacAATTAATTCTTCAAAGATGACTCCCTCCACAATTCACACATAAGAATTTCCATgcatgcatttattaatcttaccTGAGTGTCACAGAGATTTTATATCAGAGCCCATCTGTCTGTCATGTAactttgaccacatttatgtccacatcacCGATAAAGGTAATTATCCCGGTTAAACCTTTACCTATACGAGGAGAATCGGATACGAGTGTTTAGACATGGTCCATGTCCAGATATCGGATATGTATctgatttaaaaccacatttAGATGTAGTTACATTTCTGTAACCTCTAAAGGTGTTCATATGCAATAGATTTTTGCTCTTTGACTCAGTTCTACCAGAATTTTAGAATTCTAAAGCTGGTGTACAGAACTGGGCAAACATTCTAGAACCACAGTGACGTGTATTCCATTGCCTCCTGCTGTGGGGAGCAGGGTAATTCAGGTGAAGTAGGCAGAGTTTACGATGTGGTTAGTTTTATGGAGGCATATGTTTGAGTTTGACCACTTTCAGATGTCTGAGTGACCTTCAGAGAGTTTAAGGAACTACTGCTGTGATCCTGCAGTGGTTGCCATGGACAACCTTAATGACCCTTCACTTGAAATGACATTTCCATACTACATGGAGTGTTAAGCTTAACATAGAAATAAGCCTTGCAGGTTCTTCATTAAGTTGGATGACCTTGCTGATGCAAGGAACAACCTTATGCTGCTTATGCAACAGTATAATCTCTTCAAACTTAAAAGGTTCACccagatgaaaattctgtcaaaatttactcacccacatgccattccaa from Myxocyprinus asiaticus isolate MX2 ecotype Aquarium Trade chromosome 1, UBuf_Myxa_2, whole genome shotgun sequence carries:
- the rhpn2 gene encoding rhophilin-2 isoform X1, whose protein sequence is MTDNLIPDGCPTDGPVENGYFKKGCNPFAQTGRSKLQNKRALLNHQIIKQMRMRAGAENLLKATTNNKVREQVVLELSYFNSDLQLLMEQLEGLNSSVEVYQNVEESSSIPLIPLGLKETKDVDFTVPLKDFILEHYSEDGSNFQDQIDDLMDLRQACRTPSRNVAGVELLASYFSQLASLESRFFSPTRQIGIFFTWYDSFTGVPVCQQNISLEKASVLFNMAALYSQIGTRANRQTQAGLQDAISAFQKSAGVLYHLKETFTHTPSYDMSPAMLSMLIRLMLAQGQECLFELIALPGIRNEFFSLLKMAQEASKVGENYNQVLQSMIQTPVKNNVPFFWTTMSQLKINHYNSLAHYFVSTALLDHQLTPSDDEDKQEKALSQIYDTMPEGRSPLDILKNKEERRRIGKAHLKRVIMGHEEAIRTHALCQHLQKLDILKEILQASHKRSLAKFEQNVKEDEFIDYMVAPEIISKTEKKAEMEIPAATKVKVTDLFQKLGPLSVFSAKQRWTAPRTIRLKLQDRDLGFTLKGDAPVQIQSLDPLCHAAAEGLKEGDYLVAVGDTDCKWMGVSDVMKLLKDVGEEGINIRVVSMMDSSSQPMPTKSATYCGGLPKTYSMICLAHNDDEQNPKSRKVAKKPSFLSWGLKNKLKSSSTMSLPNADYSGALPWNRPCPTFPSSYNDSSLY